A genomic stretch from Anaerolinea thermophila UNI-1 includes:
- a CDS encoding class I SAM-dependent rRNA methyltransferase, whose product MKKIILKPGREKSLLQRHPWVFSGAVEKVIGNPEIGETVAVCDSAGHFLGWGAYSPSSQIRVRVWSFDEEEKISAEFFYNRIQTALWIREKSVLLRDTNAYRLVHAESDGLPGLIVDRYSDWLVVQFLSAGANYWKKEIVSVLSELGVGGIYERSDVEVRRLEGLSETRGVLWGKEPPSIIRVKENGFQFAIDIQTGQKTGFYLDQRVNRERLQEYCQGKDVLNCFCYTGGFTVYALAGGANSVLSIDSSDGALALADENVKLNQLPEERNRWLEADVFLALRKFRDEGRSFDLIVLDPPKFASTAAQAQRAARGYKDINLLAIKLLKPGGILFTFSCSGGITPELFQKIVAGAAIDARADVQILERLYQSPDHPVLLTFPEGEYLKGLVCIKRPTDH is encoded by the coding sequence GTGAAAAAAATAATTTTGAAACCCGGAAGAGAAAAGAGTCTGCTCCAGAGACATCCCTGGGTGTTTTCTGGGGCTGTGGAAAAGGTGATTGGAAATCCTGAGATAGGTGAAACGGTAGCAGTTTGCGATAGCGCTGGACATTTTCTGGGATGGGGGGCTTACAGTCCCTCTTCACAAATTCGAGTTCGTGTTTGGTCATTTGATGAAGAAGAAAAAATTTCTGCGGAGTTTTTCTATAATCGTATACAAACTGCTCTTTGGATTAGGGAAAAAAGTGTTCTTTTGCGTGATACTAATGCCTATCGGCTGGTTCACGCTGAGTCGGATGGTTTGCCCGGATTGATAGTAGACCGGTATTCAGATTGGTTGGTGGTTCAATTTCTTTCTGCAGGCGCAAATTACTGGAAAAAAGAAATTGTGTCAGTTTTATCAGAACTTGGAGTAGGTGGAATTTACGAACGGTCTGACGTAGAGGTGCGGAGATTGGAAGGTTTGAGTGAAACCAGAGGGGTGTTATGGGGGAAAGAACCACCGTCAATAATCAGGGTAAAAGAAAATGGCTTTCAGTTTGCAATAGATATTCAGACAGGGCAAAAGACCGGATTTTACCTCGATCAACGAGTAAATCGTGAAAGACTTCAAGAGTATTGCCAGGGAAAAGATGTTTTGAACTGTTTTTGTTACACTGGGGGATTTACAGTTTATGCATTAGCGGGTGGCGCGAACAGTGTTCTCTCAATCGATTCTTCTGATGGAGCACTTGCATTAGCGGACGAAAATGTAAAGCTCAATCAATTGCCTGAAGAGAGAAATCGCTGGTTAGAAGCGGATGTTTTCCTTGCATTGCGAAAGTTTCGGGATGAAGGGCGTTCGTTTGATTTAATTGTTCTGGATCCGCCTAAATTTGCTTCCACTGCGGCACAGGCACAACGTGCGGCTAGAGGATATAAAGATATCAATTTGTTAGCCATTAAGTTGCTTAAACCAGGTGGAATTTTGTTCACTTTTTCTTGTTCAGGTGGAATTACACCGGAATTGTTTCAGAAAATTGTGGCTGGGGCTGCAATAGATGCCAGAGCGGATGTCCAGATTCTTGAGCGGCTCTACCAGA